In one window of Helianthus annuus cultivar XRQ/B chromosome 17, HanXRQr2.0-SUNRISE, whole genome shotgun sequence DNA:
- the LOC110926456 gene encoding ketol-acid reductoisomerase, chloroplastic-like, with translation MATATTSFSTFTPTTSSSPSLKVSPKTLVSNVGFLSSKTPSKPLKTRSNVASGSALGARMVSAPPAITKPPTLLDFETSVFKKEKINLAGHDEYIVRGGRDLFHLLPDAFKGIKQIGVIGWGSQGPAQAQNLRDSLTEAKSDIVVKIGLRKDSSSFNEARAAGFSEESGTLGDIYETISGSDLVLLLISDSAQADNYEKIFSHMKPNSILGLSHGFLLGHLQSVGLDFPKNISVVAVCPKGMGPSVRRLYVQGKEINGAGINASFAVHQDVDGRATDVALAWSVALGSPFTFATTLEQEYKSDIFGERGILLGAVHGIVESLFRRYTEDGMSEDLAYKNTVECITGIISKIISTQGMKAVYESLTEEGKKEFLMAYSASYYPCMDILYECYEDVAAGSEIRSVVLAGRRFYEKEGLPAFPMGKIDQTRMWKVGEQVRAVRPAGDLGPLYPFTAGVYVALMMAQIEVLRKKGHSYSEIINESLIESVDSLNPFMHARGVSFMVDNCSTTARLGSRKWAPRFDYILTQQALVAVDNGAPLNQDLISNFFEDPVHDAVKVCAELRPTVDISVPADADFVRPELRQGSN, from the exons ATGGCAACCGCCACAACCTCCTTCTCCACCTTCACCCCGACCACCTCATCCTCACCATCTCTCAAAGTTTCCCCCAAAACCTTAGTCTCCAATGTCGGCTTCCTGTCTTCCAAAACACCCTCCAAACCCCTCAAAACCCGCTCCAATGTCGCTTCCGGATCTGCTCTCGGAGCCCGCATGGTTTCAGCCCCCCCTGCAATAACCAAACCTCCAACGCTTCTCGATTTTGAAACCTCTGTTTTCAAAAAGGAAAAGATTAACCTTGCCGGTCATGATGAG tATATTGTGAGAGGAGGAAGAGATTTGTTTCATTTGTTGCCAGATGCATTCAAAGGTATTAAGCAGATTGGTGTTATTGGATGGGGTTCTCAG GGTCCTGCTCaagctcaaaatctcagggattctCTTACAGAAGCTAAATCTGATATTGTAGTGAAG ATCGGTTTACGAAAGGATTCGAGCTCGTTTAACGAGGCTCGGGCTGCTGGCTTCTCTGAAGAAAGTGGAACCCTTGGAGATATTTATGAGACTATCTCTGGCAGTGATTTGGTTCTGCTTTTAATTTCGGATTCCGCTCAG GCTGATAATTATGAGAAAATCTTTTCACACATGAAGCCAAACAGCATACTTGGACTTTCACACGGGTTTCTTCTTGGTCATCTGCAATCGGTCGGGCTTGATTTCCCCAAGAACATAAGTGTGGTTGCTGTGTGTCCCAAAGGAATGGGTCCATCCGTAAGGCGTCTGTATGTTCAAGGCAAAGAGATTAACGGAGCCGGAATCAACGCAAGTTTTGCTGTCCATCAG GATGTTGACGGACGAGCCACTGATGTTGCACTTGCATGGTCGGTTGCTCTCGGTTCACCTTTTACATTCGCCACTACACTTGAGCAGGAGTATAAGAGTGATATATTCGGGGAGCGAG GTATTTTACTTGGTGCGGTGCATGGTATTGTGGAGTCGTTGTTTAGAAGGTATACCGAagatggtatgagtgaagattTGGCTTACAAAAATACGGTCGAGTGCATAACCGGCATTATATCAAAGATAATCTCAACTCAAGGCATGAAAGCCGTATACGAGTCATTGACCGAAGAAGGCAAAAAAGAGTTCTTGATGGCATACAGTGCATCTTACTATCCTTGTATGGACATTTTGTACGAGTGCTATGAGGACGTGGCGGCTGGCAGTGAGATCAGAAGCGTTGTGTTGGCTGGCCGTCgattttat GAAAAAGAGGGTTTGCCAGCATTCCCTATGGGCAAGATTGATCAAACCCGAATGTGGAAAGTAGGTGAGCAGGTTCGGGCTGTCCGACCCGCGGGTGATTTAGGCCCATTGTATCCTTTCACAGCCGGTGTTTATGTGGCACTAATGATGGCCCAG ATTGAGGTGTTGAGGAAGAAAGGACATTCTTACTCCGAGATCATCAACGAAAGCTTGATCGAGTCAGTGGATTCATTGAACCCGTTCATGCATGCTCGAGGTGTGTCGTTTATGGTGGACAACTGTTCAACAACCGCAAGGTTGGGATCAAGGAAATGGGCTCCACGGTTTGATTATATTCTTACCCAACAAGCTTTAGTTGCTGTAGACAATGGGGCCCCACTTAACCAGGATTTGATCAGCAACTTCTTTGAAGATCCGGTGCACGATGCTGTTAAAGTTTGTGCAGAGTTGAGACCGACTGTTGACATTTCAGTGCCTGCTGATGCCGACTTTGTCAGACCTGAGTTGCGTCAAGGTAGCAACTGA
- the LOC110926457 gene encoding 14-3-3-like protein D isoform X1: MATSDREIFVYTAKLAEQAERYDEMVEAMKKVAKIGVELTVEERNLLSVGYKNVIGARRASWRILSSIEQKEESRGNDQNAKRIKEYRQKVELELDTICNDIMSVINDHLIPSCGGSGEASVFYYKMKGDYYRYMAEFKSGNDKKEVADLSMKAYEAATKTAEAELPPTHPIRLGLALNFSVFYYEILNSAERACHLAKQAFDEAISELDTLNEESYKDSTLIMQLLRDNLTLWTSDIPEEGEDAHKHDGATKTGGEIENGE, from the exons ATGGCTACTTCCGATCGCGAGATCTTCGTCTACACCGCTAAGCTCGCCGAGCAAGCCGAACGTTATGATG AAATGGTGGAAGCAATGAAGAAGGTTGCAAAGATAGGCGTGGAACTGACTGTGGAAGAGAGAAATTTGCTGTCGGTTGGGTACAAAAACGTGATTGGTGCTAGGAGAGCCTCGTGGAGGATTCTGTCGTCAATAGAGCAGAAAGAAGAATCAAGAGGGAATGATCAGAATGCGAAACGTATCAAGGAGTATAGGCAAAAGGTCGAATTGGAGCTTGATACCATTTGCAATGATATCATGAGTGTCATCAATGATCATCTCATTCCTTCATGTGGTGGTTCTGGTGAAGCAAGTGTCTTCTATTACAAGAT GAAAGGGGATTATTATAGATATATGGCGGAATTTAAGTCTGGTAATGACAAGAAAGAGGTTGCTGATCTTTCAATGAAAGCATATGAG GCAGCAACAAAAACAGCCGAAGCTGAATTGCCTCCGACACACCCAATTCGGCTGGGGCTTGCTTTAAATTTCTCAGTGTTTTACTATGAGATTTTGAATTCGGCTGAAAG GGCCTGCCACCTGGCCAAACAGGCTTTTGATGAAGCAATTTCAGAGCTTGATACTTTGAATGAGGAGTCATACAAAGACAGTACGTTGATTATGCAACTTTTGAGGGACAACCTCACTTTGTGGACTTCTGACATTCCGGAAGAAGGTG AAGATGCACACAAACACGATGGAGCTACAAAAACTGGCGGCGAGATCGAAAATGGAGAG TGA
- the LOC110926457 gene encoding 14-3-3-like protein D isoform X2, with the protein MATSDREIFVYTAKLAEQAERYDEMVEAMKKVAKIGVELTVEERNLLSVGYKNVIGARRASWRILSSIEQKEESRGNDQNAKRIKEYRQKVELELDTICNDIMSVINDHLIPSCGGSGEASVFYYKMKGDYYRYMAEFKSGNDKKEVADLSMKAYEAATKTAEAELPPTHPIRLGLALNFSVFYYEILNSAERACHLAKQAFDEAISELDTLNEESYKDSTLIMQLLRDNLTLWTSDIPEEEDAHKHDGATKTGGEIENGE; encoded by the exons ATGGCTACTTCCGATCGCGAGATCTTCGTCTACACCGCTAAGCTCGCCGAGCAAGCCGAACGTTATGATG AAATGGTGGAAGCAATGAAGAAGGTTGCAAAGATAGGCGTGGAACTGACTGTGGAAGAGAGAAATTTGCTGTCGGTTGGGTACAAAAACGTGATTGGTGCTAGGAGAGCCTCGTGGAGGATTCTGTCGTCAATAGAGCAGAAAGAAGAATCAAGAGGGAATGATCAGAATGCGAAACGTATCAAGGAGTATAGGCAAAAGGTCGAATTGGAGCTTGATACCATTTGCAATGATATCATGAGTGTCATCAATGATCATCTCATTCCTTCATGTGGTGGTTCTGGTGAAGCAAGTGTCTTCTATTACAAGAT GAAAGGGGATTATTATAGATATATGGCGGAATTTAAGTCTGGTAATGACAAGAAAGAGGTTGCTGATCTTTCAATGAAAGCATATGAG GCAGCAACAAAAACAGCCGAAGCTGAATTGCCTCCGACACACCCAATTCGGCTGGGGCTTGCTTTAAATTTCTCAGTGTTTTACTATGAGATTTTGAATTCGGCTGAAAG GGCCTGCCACCTGGCCAAACAGGCTTTTGATGAAGCAATTTCAGAGCTTGATACTTTGAATGAGGAGTCATACAAAGACAGTACGTTGATTATGCAACTTTTGAGGGACAACCTCACTTTGTGGACTTCTGACATTCCGGAAGAAG AAGATGCACACAAACACGATGGAGCTACAAAAACTGGCGGCGAGATCGAAAATGGAGAG TGA
- the LOC110922748 gene encoding taxadiene 5-alpha hydroxylase yields MGLPWIGETVEFYKAQRSNQLFEEFFQPRMKKHGNIFKTKLMGSPTVVVNGAAANKFFMSNEFKLVVSSWPTSSVELMGKNSIMEKQGDSHRCLRSIVTSTLSVSGLTAMVPRMCGSIENHMQKNWLDREEISLYRSTKMLTFTIVLECLFGIEIVPETLFGVFERVLEGVLSPPVNVPWTKFARAKKARAEIEKVLVGEIRRKREAMEGGGEEEDDMLFSKLVAASIRGEITEEEVVDNVVLLVFAAHDTTSYAITMTFKMLANHPDCYSLLLKEHEEIASNKRAGEALTFEDVKKMEYTWQVARETMRLCPPIFGSFRKTITDINFEGVTIPKGWKVLWTTYGTHYDEKYFPDPMRFNPSRFADPVQAYAFIPFGGGPRLCAGYQLAKLNILVLVHYVVTRYNWSLVYPDEPILMDPLPFPSKGMPIKISPKCD; encoded by the exons ATGGGTCTCCCTTGGATCGGAGAAACGGTCGAGTTCTACAAAGCGCAACGTTCGAACCAACTGTTTGAGGAATTCTTCCAGCCGAGAATGAAGAAGCATGGAAACATCTTCAAAACAAAACTGATGGGGTCACCAACAGTGGTGGTAAATGGGGCTGCAGCAAACAAGTTCTTCATGTCCAACGAGTTTAAACTGGTGGTAAGCTCATGGCCCACTTCATCTGTAGAATTAATGGGAAAGAATTCCATCATGGAGAAACAAGGAGACTCGCACCGCTGTCTTCGCAGTATTGTCACTTCCACTCTCAGCGTTTCCGGACTCACTGCCATGGTCCCAAGAATGTGTGGTTCGATTGAGAACCACATGCAGAAGAACTGGCTAGACCGTGAGGAAATCAGTCTGTATCGGTCAACCAAAATGCTGACCTTCACCATTGTTCTTGAATGCTTGTTTGGGATAGAGATTGTGCCGGAGACCTTGTTCGGTGTGTTTGAACGGGTGTTGGAAGGTGTTTTGTCTCCGCCAGTGAACGTTCCTTGGACGAAATTCGCGAGGGCGAAGAAAGCGAGAGCGGAGATAGAGAAGGTGTTGGTTGGTGAGATTAGAAGGAAGAGAGAGGCTATGGAAGGTGGGGGAGAGGAAGAAGATGACATGTTATTTTCTAAACTGGTTGCTGCTTCTATTAGAGGTGAGATTACTGAAGAAGAGGTTGTGGATAATGTGGTTTTGTTAGTGTTTGCAGCTCATGATACGACGTCGTATGCGATTACAATGACGTTTAAGATGCTTGCAAACCATCCAGACTGTTACTCGCTTCTACTGAAAG AGCATGAAGAGATTGCTAGCAACAAAAGGGCAGGCGAAGCGTTGACTTTTGAAGATGTGAAGAAAATGGAGTACACGTGGCAAGTAGCACGTGAGACCATGCGACTATGTCCTCCAATATTTGGATCCTTCAGAAAAACAATAACCGACATTAATTTTGAAGGAGTTACCATCCCCAAAGGCTGGAAAGTGTTGTGGACGACATATGGAACACACTATGATGAAAAGTATTTTCCAGATCCGATGAGGTTTAACCCGAGTAGGTTTGCGGATCCGGTTCAAGCTTATGCGTTTATACCGTTTGGTGGGGGGCCAAGGCTATGTGCGGGTTACCAACTTGCAAAGCTTAATATTCTTGTGCTGGTGCATTATGTTGTAACGCGATATAACTGGTCGTTGGTATATCCCGATGAGCCTATTCTCATGGATCCGCTCCCGTTTCCTTCCAAAGGGATGCCTATAAAAATTTCTCCCAAGTGTGATTGA